A window of the Haloarcula litorea genome harbors these coding sequences:
- a CDS encoding DUF5822 domain-containing protein: MPAVEETDPDGVDFGWVMQVTFVATILVGSPVVVLASVGQPLPTWTSRALFAVRVGAVVWFLTAAGTYLYARYRR, translated from the coding sequence GTGCCCGCCGTCGAAGAGACAGACCCCGACGGCGTCGACTTCGGCTGGGTGATGCAGGTCACCTTCGTCGCGACGATCCTCGTGGGGTCGCCCGTCGTCGTGCTCGCCTCCGTCGGACAGCCGCTCCCGACCTGGACCAGTCGGGCGCTGTTCGCGGTCCGAGTCGGTGCCGTCGTCTGGTTCCTGACTGCCGCCGGGACCTACCTCTACGCCCGGTACCGGCGCTGA